The Desulfomonilia bacterium DNA segment CTGATATCACCTTCGATAGATGTAATATTATTATCAAGACCGATCAGGCTAAAATGTGACGGTTCTGTATTAGGATTCAAGGCCAGGCCTGTCACTCTGGCTCCCAGTTCATTAAGCCAAAGAGCAAGCCAGGAACCTTTAAATCCGGTATGACCGGTTATAAGAACGGATTTGTTATTAAAGAAATCATTGAACATTTGTTTGCCTGGATTGTATAAATTTATCGATTATGCTCATCGTATAATCGATCTGCTCTTTTCCAATACCCGGAAATGTCCCAAGGAAGAACGTATTATTCATGATACTGTCCGTATTTGGAAGTTCTCCGATCTTTCGGTGTTTAATATCCAGATAAGCGGGCTGCCTTAATAGATTGCCACCGAAAAGGTTTCTGGTTTCTATCAGATGTTCGCTTAGATAATTTGTCAGTTCTGTCCTGGAAAAACCTGCAGATTTTTTTACAGAAACAGGGTATGCAAACCATGCAGGATCACTTTTGGGAGTGGCTTCAGGAAGAATGAAATATTCTTTGAACATCTCAAAACCTGCAGTCCATAGATTAAAATTGTTTCGTCTGGCATCGCAAAATTTATCAAGCTTTTTCAGTTGCTCTATACCAATTGCCGCCTGAATGTCTGTTGCTTTTAGATTGTACCCTATATGTGAGTAAACATATTTGTGGTCATATCCTTCAGGAAGCTCGCCGAACTTTTTTATGTACCGGTTACCGCATCTGTTATTTTGTCCTGGACCACAATAGCAGTCACGTCCCCAGTCTTTAAGGGAGCGGACTATTCTTGCCAGTGTACTATCAGAAGTAATAACTGCCCCGCCTTCACCCAAGGTAATGTGATGCGCCGGATAAAAGCTGTATGTGGCGATATGACCGAATGTTCCTACATAAGCGGTCTTTGGAGACGGATTTTTCAGAGAGTAGCTTGAACACAGGGCATCACAGCAATCCTCAATCAGAAAGAGGTCATGTTTTTTCACTATTTTCATGATATTTTCTATGTCGAACGGGTTACCCAGTGTATGGGCAATAAATATGGCACGTGAACTTGAGCTTACTGCCTGTTCTATCTGTTCCGGTATTGCATTATAAGTGGGAATTTCAACATCAACAAATACTGGTATCAGCCCATTTTGAAGAATCGGATTCAGAGTTGTGGGAAAACCTGCAGAAACTGTAATAACCTCATCACCTGGTTTGAGCCGTCGGTCTTTTAAAAGGGGGGATGTCAATGCCGACAATGCCAGCAGATTGGCGGAAGAACCTGAATTGACAAGAATAGCGTGCTTTGTACCAATCTTTTCTGCAAGCTGATTCTGGAATATTTCAGTAAAGCGACCTTCTGTCAGCCAGAAATCAAGGGAAGCTTCAACAGCAGCCTGTATCTCCTTTTCATCATAAACACGGCCGGCATAGCGTACTGGTGTGACGCCTGGAATAAATGCTGTTTGCGTTTTCTTTATATTATGTAAGTTGGCTACTAATGCTGATATCTGTTTTCTAAGCGTTTCCGGGGTCATTGTAAACTATCCTGTATTAAATCTGTCTACCTTCAATCTTGCAGTCAAATCCTGCATCATTTAGAGTTTTTTCTTTTTTTGCTGTTTCCATGTCGGCATCCAGCATCATATCAATCAGTTGATCGAATGTTACTTTTGGCTCCCAGCCAAGGATATTCCTTGCTTTAGTTGCATCACCGAGTAAAACATCAACCTCAGACGGTCTGAAATACCTGGGATCGATGACAACATATTTTTCATATTCAAGATCGAGTTTTTCAAATGCTTTTTGAACAAATTCCTTTACCGAATGTGTTTCTCCAGTTGCTACAGCAAAATCATCAGGTTTGTCCTGCTGGAGCATCAACCACATAGCTTCGACAAAATCACCTGCAAATCCCCAGTCGCGTTTTGCATCGAGATTGCCTAAAAATAGTTTATCCTGAAGGCCCAACTTGATTCTTGCCGCCGCGCGCGTCACCTTGCGTGTGACAAACGTTTCACCGCGTCTTGGAGATTCATGATTAAAGAGGATGCCGTTACAAGCAAAAATATTATAAGCTTCACGATAATTTTTGCTTATATAATATGAATACACCTTGGCAGCTGCATAAGGGCTTCGCGGATGAAAAGGAGTTGTTTCGTTCTGTGGTGGCAATGCGGCCCCGAACATCTCACTTGAAGAAGCCTGATAAAATCTGGTGCTAATTCCGGTTTTTCTTATTGCTTCAAGTATTCTTAATGTTCCAAGTCCAGTTATATCTCCTGTGTATTCGGGCATGTCAAAACTCACCCGCACATGGCTCTGAGCTGCAAGGTTATATATTTCGTCAGGTTTAATGCTATGCAGCATATCCATTAACTGGCCTGATACTGAAAGATCACCGAAATGAAGAAACAATCTAGTATCTGGGTCATGCAGATCCCTAAAAAGATGATCGATTCTATCGGTGTTAAATGTACTTGCTCTTCTGATAAGGCCATGAACTTCATAACCTTTCTCAAGCAGTAATTCTGCAAGATAGGAACCATCCTGTCCTGTTATTCCTGTAATCAAAGCCTTTTTCATATATTCACCTGTCTTTTATTTTTACAGCTCCGCCAATCCCGGTGAGGGGGGTTATTTTAGAAATGTACTATAATTGTTTTTCATCATTTAATTTTGCTATTCAAATCTCGAGTAAGAATCGATTGAATAAGCGTCTAAAGAGTTTTATCGGCCAACTGATTATATAAATGAAGATATTTTTGCGCAATTGCAGGCCATGAAACATTTTTATTAATTTTCTCTTCCGAGTCAAGTGTGCTGGTATCATTCAATGCTGTTAATATGGCACAGGAAAGCTCGTTGAAATCGCCTTTTTT contains these protein-coding regions:
- the rfbH gene encoding lipopolysaccharide biosynthesis protein RfbH yields the protein MTPETLRKQISALVANLHNIKKTQTAFIPGVTPVRYAGRVYDEKEIQAAVEASLDFWLTEGRFTEIFQNQLAEKIGTKHAILVNSGSSANLLALSALTSPLLKDRRLKPGDEVITVSAGFPTTLNPILQNGLIPVFVDVEIPTYNAIPEQIEQAVSSSSRAIFIAHTLGNPFDIENIMKIVKKHDLFLIEDCCDALCSSYSLKNPSPKTAYVGTFGHIATYSFYPAHHITLGEGGAVITSDSTLARIVRSLKDWGRDCYCGPGQNNRCGNRYIKKFGELPEGYDHKYVYSHIGYNLKATDIQAAIGIEQLKKLDKFCDARRNNFNLWTAGFEMFKEYFILPEATPKSDPAWFAYPVSVKKSAGFSRTELTNYLSEHLIETRNLFGGNLLRQPAYLDIKHRKIGELPNTDSIMNNTFFLGTFPGIGKEQIDYTMSIIDKFIQSRQTNVQ
- the gmd gene encoding GDP-mannose 4,6-dehydratase, which gives rise to MKKALITGITGQDGSYLAELLLEKGYEVHGLIRRASTFNTDRIDHLFRDLHDPDTRLFLHFGDLSVSGQLMDMLHSIKPDEIYNLAAQSHVRVSFDMPEYTGDITGLGTLRILEAIRKTGISTRFYQASSSEMFGAALPPQNETTPFHPRSPYAAAKVYSYYISKNYREAYNIFACNGILFNHESPRRGETFVTRKVTRAAARIKLGLQDKLFLGNLDAKRDWGFAGDFVEAMWLMLQQDKPDDFAVATGETHSVKEFVQKAFEKLDLEYEKYVVIDPRYFRPSEVDVLLGDATKARNILGWEPKVTFDQLIDMMLDADMETAKKEKTLNDAGFDCKIEGRQI